tggtaaagtaaaacaattacatggcaattgcattgcatacaataaagcaacaaccatatggctcctgccagttgccgataactcggttacaaaacatgatcatctcatacaataaaattcagcatcatgtcttgaccatatcacatcacaacatgccttgcaaaaacaagttagacgtcctctactttgttgttgcaagttttacgtggctgctacgggcttagcaagaaccgttcttacctacgcatcaaaaccacaacgatagtttttcaagttggtgttgttttaaccttcgcaaggaccgggcgtagccacactcggttcaactaaagtgagagagacagacacccgccagtcacctttaagcaacgagtgctcgcaacggtgaaaccagtctcgcgtaagcgtacgcgtaatgtcagtccgggccgcttcatctcacaataccgctgaaccaaaatatgacatactggtaagcagtatgacttatatcgcccacaactcacttgtgttctactcgtgcatataacatgaACGCATAAAaacaggctctgataccactgttggggaatgtagtaatttcaaaaaaattcctacgcacacgcaagatcatggtgatgcatagcaacgagaggggagagtgttgtctacgtaccctcgtagaccgagagcgaaagcgttaacacaatgcggttgatgtagtcatacgtcttcacgatccgaccgatcaagtaccgaatgtacggcaccttcgagttcagcacacgttcagctcgatgacgtccctcgaactccgatccagccgagtgttgagggagagtttcgtcagcacgacggcgtggtgacaatgatgatgttctaccgacgcagggcttcacctaagcaccgctacgatattatcgaggtgtaatatggtggagggggcaccgcacacgtctaagagatcaatgatcaattgtgtgtttagaggtgcccccctgcccccgtatataaaggagcaaggggggttcggccggccaaggggagaggcgcgccaggaggagtcctactcctaccgggagtaggactccccccccctttccatgttggactaggagagagagggggaagaggtggaggggaggaaggaaagggggggcgccgcccccctctccttgtcctattcggactggggggaggggcgtgcggccctgccctggcctcctctcctctcttccaccaaggcccactaaggcccattaagttaccggggggttccggtaacctcccggtactccggaaaaaatcccgatttcacccgaaacacttccgatatccaaacataggcttccaatatatcaatctttatgtctcgaccatttcgagactcctcgttatgtccgtgatcacattcgggactccgaacaaccttcggtacatcaaaacatataaactcataatataactgtcatcgtaacgttaagcgtgtggaccctacgggttcgagaactatgtagacatgaccgagacacctctccggtcaataaccaatagcggaacctggatgctcatattggttcccacatattctacgaagatctttatcggtcagaccgcataacaacatacgttgttccctttgtcatcggtatgttacttgcccgagattcgatcgtcggtatctcgatacctagttcaatcccgttactggcaagtctctttactcgttccgtaatacatcatcccgcaactaactcattagttacaatgcttgcaaggcttatagtgatgtgtattactgagtgggcccagagatacctctccgacaatcggagtgacaaatcctaatctcgaaatacgccaacccaacaagtaccattggagacacctgtagagcacatttataatcacccagttacgttgtgacgtttggtagcacacaaagtgttcctctggtaaacgggagttgcataatctcatagtcataggaacatgtataagtcatgaagaaagcaatagcaacatactaaacgatcgagtgctgagctaacggaatgggtcaactcaatcacatcattctcctaatgatgtgatcccgttaatcaaatgacaactcatgtgtatggctaggaaacataaccatctttgatcaatgagctagtcaagtagaggcatactagtgacactctgtttgtctatgtattcacacaagtattatgtttccggttaatacaattctagcatgaataataaacatttatcatgatatatggaaataaataataactttattattgcttctagggcatatttccttcacatattaggtagcattccacatcaaaaattatgttttatcatttacctactccaggatgagcaggaattaagcttggggatgcttgatacgtctccaatgtctctataatttttgattgttccatgctattatattatctgttttgaatgttttatatccattaatatgctattttatattattttctgggactaacctattaacctagagcccagtgccagtttctgttttttcttgtttttgagcttcgtagaaaaggaataccaaacggagtccaaacggaataaaacttcatgatgctttttcttggactagaagacacctaggagacttggagttcaagtcaaaagagccacgaggcgacgacaagggtggagggagcaaccagggggtagggcgcaccgcCCTATGTTGTGGGCCCCACATGACCTTCCTGGCCTAGTTctgcctcctatatattcacatatattcccaaaccaccagaagcatccatgaaaacacttatgcaccaccacaaccttctgttcccatgagatcccatcttagggccttttccggcatcttgcaggagggggattcgatcacggagggcatctacatcaactctattgcccttctgatgaagcgtgagtagtttaccttagatctacgggtccatagttagtagctagatggcttcttctctctctttgattcttaataccatgttctcctcgatattctactactggattggtaccttggttcataactaagggaaatacttatctctactttgctgcatcaccctttcctcttctagagaaaaaccaacgcaagcttaAGAAGTAGCAAGGAGAAGAACAAGAGAAGAAGAGGAAGTGGAGAGATGGCTGAGTGGTAGCGCTGGTTGATCGATGGATCGGTGATGTGGTGGAGCAGCGGCTGATAGCGGTGATGGATGGCGGCGGTGGCTGGTTGGCACGCCGCCACGCTGGCCTAGCCGCGGCCGGAGGTGGAGAAGCAGGCGGAGGAAGGACAGATGTGCCACGCCCAAAAGGGGATCGAGGATGAACTTGGGATTTTGACACCTCACGGTTGATCTTCCCCTTTGCAATTTGGCCCCTCTCCTTTTCTTCTTTCGGTACAAGTTGGTCCTCCTCTTCATTAGGCGGACCCTTGAAGCTTTAATGTTCATCAAACTAGGGTCCCTCCATCTTTCTTTCCTGCCCTTGTCTCTTCTGGTTAGCCACATAGTCCAAACCATGAAGTTTATAGTTCCTTTGTGCACTTTTCTGAAAAATAGACCAAAGACTAGTATGCGATCCCTTTATATGATTTTCATTCAATTATTCAACATTTCCAAGAATTGATGGTCAGAACTAAACAAATGATATATTTGTgacaaaattatatatatgaaATGTGCTTATCAAGTTTCCCCACACTTAAACTTTTGCTTGTATTCAAGCAAAGGCATATGACAAGAGCAAGAATATGAATAGTGAGCTAAGTAAAGAATGTCCTGGTAAAACAGATCTCCAAACAATGCATGCTTTGGACCTTGGTAATGAAAATTAATGGTTAAGAGTACTACATATCAATAGGACACTAGTAAACTCGATCATTTTAAACTTTTGCAATGATAAACAAAGATTAGCAAGTTCAAATGCTGATTGTGCCAAAAGGTTGCTAAAGAGAGCACGATCCTCACTTATTACCAGGAACACAACATTGTGGTTGAACCACTTATTGAAATGGAAACACATATTGAAAATATATTATCGGTCTCACCAAAAGAACATACCACTGATCCCGAGAACATGGTATACACCTGGCTTGACCAATTATTAGTATTTTTTGTCTCCCCAAAGGAACATACCACCGATCCAGAGAACATGGTATACACCTGGTTCAACAATTACATTTTTATTATTAATTACTGCCCAGGCTAACCCGATTTCACATGGCACGGATCCAGGGAACATGACATGCTACTATAGGTAGTGATACTTATTTATTCATTGTTACTTATTTAACAAATGAATACAAAAAGGAAACAAGAATCATCACTCATCCAGGTCTTGTTCACATAGTACCGATCCAGGGAACATGGCATGCTAGTCCATAGTGGTGAGTGATTGCTCTAAATGGGAACACATTAGGCACAAACTAAGCATCTATCACTTAATGATCTAGATGTATCAAGGTAAAAGCAGAAAATGATTAAGCTTTCTAGTGTACTAGGGATTTGAGCACTCAAAACTAATACCCTTCACTACTTTCAGCAAAGCAAGCATTGTATAGATCACTAGTTTACAAGGCATTCAACAATCAATTCACGTATTCACATCAAGCACCATATGTCAAAGGTCAAATTCAGTGGGACAACATTTAAGAATTGGCTCAAGGAACCCAAATAGCAATTGATTACAGCATGTATAATGTCCGATGGTATTCAGATTGGGGTCATGAAATAGCTCACCAGGCTTATATTATGTAGGTCTCGCACAATCACTCTCTAAACTTTAGCTCTTCTCCTTTTTCTTCCACTTGCAAGCTCCAACTTCTCTCTTCTATATGTGTGCCACATTGCTTCTCCTCATCACAGTGCTTTGACTCCACCGGGATCCCAAGGGATGTCACCTCGAAGCTGGTCAGCATGTAGTAAACGATGCAGTAGCAAAAACCTGGAAAGGCATACAACAAAAGAGACAAGACAAGTGGTAGGGATAATACCCTCCAAGTCATCAATCAAGTGTCCAATTACATAAGCATAGCTATAAAGCACATGTTTAGGATGATATGAATAAATGATCTCAACGCTGGCATGTGGATGATATATTTCATTAAGCATAACTCTAGCATGGGGAGAATAAGCGTCATAATAGCAAATGTGAGAAATGCCACTAACAGGGTATGTATGATCCTGTCCTAGCAAATAATTTTTCAAGTCTAGCTTAATTGATGGTATCATGTAATGCAAGGTAGAAGCAAATAAATCATAAGGACGCATGTCATCAAGAGGATTAGATAAACCTGCTACATCACGCTCTTGTATGACAATAGGCAAATGAATTCCTGGTTCTTCAAGTTCATCTATAGCAGTTTCTTTTACTTCTTCGGGAGAGATAGACATTGGATCTTCATCTTGATCACTTGGGCATTCAAGCTCTGGATCGTCTTGTTCCTTGGCTTTGAGAATTACTTCTTGGATCTGAAGTATCTCTTCCTCTGGACTCTCACTATCTTGCTCAGTTGAATGTGAAGGTGTTGGAACCTCACATGTATCAAGGGATATCCCAGAAATACTCAGCTCAAGCTGTGATGAGATAGTACTGCCAGTATTAATGTTCCTCTCGATCTTCCTTACTTCTTCCACTAGCTCCTTTCCACTCTTAATCTTCTTCATCTCATCTAGTATCAGCTTCCTAATAGGATCATCCTCGCCACTCCAAGTGAATTCAAGGCTAAGAAGAGTGATCTTCTCTATATCATCGAACTCATTTTGTGTGGGCACTTGCACATGAGATTCCTCAACGGGTGTTGAAGTTGTAGGTTGACCAAATGGAGGACCATTTAACTCCATTGGACACATCTCCTGTTGTTGAGGTATATGAGTAGGAGCTGAATAAAATTGTTGTGGCGCATAGTTGTTGCTCTACTCATTGTACCTAATTCCCTGCATATGATGGCTAGAAGAAAATGGTGAGACCTCAGGGTTGTTGTTCCAATATGACATATTCTGGTTTTGAGGCCACCCATGTGAGTAATTGTTTTGGTATGAGCTATGTTGTTGAGTGAAGCTCATGCCAAAACAATCTGGAGGGTGAGAGTAACCATGCTGACATTCAGCGGTTTAATGGCCTGAAAACCACAAATATGGCATGTAGGAGCAACACAAGGATGGACTCTAGGGTAAGGATCATAAGAACTAGGCCTATCCTCAAAAACTATTCCTCGCTGCTGAGCTAAGTCATCTAATTGATAGGAAATCTTACTTATCAGGTCTTGAACACTTTCTGAGCTA
This sequence is a window from Aegilops tauschii subsp. strangulata cultivar AL8/78 chromosome 7, Aet v6.0, whole genome shotgun sequence. Protein-coding genes within it:
- the LOC120969795 gene encoding uncharacterized protein; this translates as MCPMELNGPPFGQPTTSTPVEESHVQVPTQNEFDDIEKITLLSLEFTWSGEDDPIRKLILDEMKKIKSGKELVEEVRKIERNINTGSTISSQLELSISGISLDTCEVPTPSHSTEQDSESPEEEILQIQEVILKAKEQDDPELECPSDQDEDPMSISPEEVKETAIDELEEPGIHLPIVIQERDVAGLSNPLDDMRPYDLFASTLHYMIPSIKLDLKNYLLGQDHTYPVSGISHICYYDAYSPHARVMLNEIYHPHASVEIIYSYHPKHVLYSYAYVIGHLIDDLEGIIPTTCLVSFVVCLSRFLLLHRLLHADQLRGDIPWDPGGVKAL